In Aestuariibaculum lutulentum, one DNA window encodes the following:
- a CDS encoding NAD(P)/FAD-dependent oxidoreductase produces the protein MIKTDILIIGAGPTGLFTVFEAGLLKLKCHLIDALPQPGGQCSEIYPKKPIYDIPGFPEVLAGDLTKNLLEQGKQFEPGFTLGERAETIEKQEDGSFIVTTNKGTKHQAPVVAIAGGLGSFEPRKPAIDGIENYEDKGVEYFIKDPEVYRNKKVVISGGGDSALDWSIFLADVASEVTLIHRRNEFRGALDSVEKVSELKLLGKINLITPAEVTGLNGDGKIESVTVNKDGEEFKIETDHFIPLFGLSPKLGPIGDWGLEIEKNAIKVDNSRNYQTNIDGIFAIGDVNTYPEKLKLILCGFHEATLMCQAAYRIINPGKKYVLKYTTVSGIDGFDGTRKEAPKAVVQSIQ, from the coding sequence ATGATTAAGACAGATATACTAATAATAGGGGCAGGACCAACAGGGTTATTTACAGTTTTCGAAGCAGGATTGTTAAAACTTAAATGTCATTTAATTGACGCGTTGCCACAACCTGGCGGACAGTGTTCAGAAATTTATCCTAAAAAGCCAATTTATGATATTCCTGGGTTCCCGGAAGTATTAGCTGGCGATTTAACAAAAAACTTGTTAGAGCAAGGAAAACAATTCGAGCCGGGATTCACTTTAGGTGAGCGAGCTGAAACCATTGAAAAACAAGAAGACGGATCATTCATTGTAACAACCAATAAAGGAACAAAGCATCAGGCACCTGTAGTGGCTATCGCTGGAGGTTTAGGGTCTTTCGAGCCAAGAAAGCCTGCAATTGACGGTATTGAGAATTACGAAGATAAAGGCGTAGAATACTTCATTAAAGATCCTGAAGTTTATAGAAATAAAAAAGTGGTTATTTCTGGTGGAGGAGATTCTGCTTTAGACTGGAGTATTTTTCTTGCCGACGTGGCTTCAGAAGTTACCTTAATTCACAGAAGAAATGAGTTTAGAGGCGCTTTAGATTCAGTTGAAAAGGTAAGTGAATTAAAACTTTTAGGTAAAATCAATTTAATTACTCCAGCTGAGGTTACCGGATTAAATGGTGATGGTAAAATAGAATCGGTTACTGTAAATAAAGATGGTGAAGAATTCAAGATTGAAACAGATCACTTTATTCCTTTATTCGGATTATCACCAAAATTAGGCCCTATTGGAGATTGGGGATTAGAAATTGAGAAAAATGCGATTAAAGTAGATAACTCAAGAAACTACCAAACCAATATAGATGGAATCTTCGCTATTGGTGACGTTAATACCTACCCAGAGAAATTAAAATTAATTCTTTGTGGTTTCCACGAAGCGACATTAATGTGTCAGGCGGCATACCGTATTATCAATCCAGGTAAAAAATATGTATTGAAATATACAACAGTAAGTGGAATTGATGGTTTCGACGGAACTCGTAAAGAAGCACCAAAAGCAGTTGTACAGTCTATTCAATAA
- the epsC gene encoding serine O-acetyltransferase EpsC, translated as MKLSKELNDKLVNKKYNVRLKDVVESFTKNLFYYLFDAHDDELECLRKTFLDISCNFQIDNGEAVWNEFQAKFPVIKEKLELDAVAVVNFDPATKSLEEVYLACPGFYAISIYRLSHELYVQQVPIIPRMMSEYVHGITGIDIHPGATIGESFFLDHGTGIVIGETSIIKNNVKIFQGVTLGGIQVKKSMESTKRHPTIEDNVTIYANATILGGDISIGANSTIGANVWITQSVPENSLVTYQTEIKIRPKKNGIR; from the coding sequence ATGAAACTGAGCAAAGAGTTAAACGATAAGTTGGTTAATAAAAAATACAATGTCCGTCTCAAGGATGTTGTAGAAAGCTTTACTAAGAACCTGTTTTATTATTTGTTCGACGCTCATGATGACGAATTAGAGTGTCTCAGAAAAACATTTTTAGATATTTCCTGCAACTTTCAGATTGATAATGGTGAAGCCGTTTGGAATGAATTTCAGGCTAAATTCCCTGTAATAAAAGAAAAACTGGAGCTCGATGCTGTGGCAGTTGTTAATTTCGACCCGGCAACTAAAAGTTTAGAGGAAGTCTATCTGGCTTGTCCTGGTTTTTACGCGATTTCTATTTATCGTTTAAGTCACGAATTGTATGTACAGCAAGTACCTATAATTCCGAGAATGATGAGTGAATATGTGCATGGTATTACCGGTATCGATATTCACCCTGGAGCGACTATTGGGGAATCCTTTTTCTTAGATCACGGAACAGGTATTGTTATTGGGGAAACTTCAATAATCAAAAATAACGTGAAGATTTTTCAAGGGGTGACCTTAGGGGGTATTCAGGTGAAAAAGAGCATGGAATCTACCAAGCGTCATCCAACTATAGAAGATAATGTGACTATTTACGCCAATGCAACGATTCTTGGAGGTGATATTTCAATAGGCGCAAACAGTACCATTGGCGCAAACGTTTGGATTACACAATCCGTTCCGGAAAATTCATTAGTAACCTATCAAACCGAAATAAAAATCAGACCCAAAAAGAATGGCATTCGTTAA
- a CDS encoding homocysteine S-methyltransferase family protein: MSNIQQALKERILVLDGAMGTMLQRYKFTEEDFRGERFKDYPTPLQGNNDLLSITQPQAIKEVHAKYFEAGADIVETNTFSGTTIAMADYHMEDLVYELNYQSAKIAKEVADEFTAKEPHKPRFVAGSIGPTNRTASMSPDVNDPGYRAVTFDELRIAYKQQVEALLDGGADLLLVETVFDTLNAKAALFAIEEVKDERNIDVPVMLSGTITDASGRTLSGQTAEAFLISVSHIPLLSIGFNCALGANLLQPHLEAIANKTDFAISAHPNAGLPNAFGEYDESPEEMGEQIEEYLKKNLINIIGGCCGTTPEHIKVIADLAAKYKPRKAVETATL, from the coding sequence ATGTCAAACATACAACAAGCCTTAAAGGAACGTATTTTAGTGCTCGACGGTGCTATGGGTACTATGTTGCAACGCTATAAATTTACCGAAGAAGATTTTCGAGGTGAGCGTTTTAAAGATTATCCAACTCCATTACAGGGGAATAACGACTTATTGTCAATTACCCAGCCGCAGGCTATAAAAGAAGTTCATGCCAAATATTTTGAAGCCGGAGCCGATATCGTGGAAACCAATACGTTTTCAGGGACTACCATAGCTATGGCCGATTATCATATGGAAGACTTGGTGTATGAGTTAAACTATCAATCAGCAAAAATAGCAAAGGAAGTAGCCGATGAGTTTACCGCTAAGGAACCACATAAACCGCGATTTGTAGCAGGTTCTATCGGACCAACAAACCGTACGGCAAGTATGTCTCCAGATGTTAACGATCCGGGATATCGTGCAGTGACTTTTGATGAGTTACGTATTGCTTATAAACAACAAGTTGAAGCTCTATTAGATGGTGGTGCCGATTTATTATTGGTAGAAACCGTATTCGATACGCTGAATGCTAAAGCAGCATTATTTGCTATTGAAGAGGTGAAAGATGAGCGTAATATTGATGTTCCGGTTATGTTAAGCGGAACGATTACTGATGCTTCGGGAAGAACTTTATCTGGACAAACGGCTGAAGCCTTTTTAATTTCAGTATCACATATTCCGTTATTATCTATTGGATTTAACTGTGCTTTAGGAGCGAATTTATTACAGCCGCATTTAGAGGCGATTGCTAATAAAACTGATTTTGCCATTTCAGCCCACCCAAATGCCGGTTTACCAAATGCCTTTGGAGAATACGATGAATCTCCTGAAGAAATGGGTGAACAAATTGAAGAGTATTTAAAGAAGAATTTAATAAATATAATTGGTGGATGCTGCGGAACAACACCGGAGCATATTAAAGTTATTGCAGATTTAGCTGCAAAATACAAACCAAGAAAAGCAGTTGAAACAGCGACACTTTAA
- the cysM gene encoding cysteine synthase CysM, giving the protein MAFVKGILNHIGNTPLIDASHLVGKDNVKLYLKLEGDNPGGSVKDRAAFNMINEALKRGDIKPGGTLVEATSGNTGIALALIASLFGVNMVLIMPENSTEERVKTMRAYGAEVILTPADVGIEGSRDLAFKLRDEKGYVLLNQFENSDNWKAHYKTTGPEIWKDTDGEVTHFVSAMGTTGTIMGVSTFLKEQNKDVTIVGAQPEDGAKIPGIRKWPEEYVPKFFDRSKVDVVVDVSEENAKNTTKRLAKEAGVFAGMSSGGAVYCALEIAKTIDKGVIVAIICDRGDRYLSSSLFE; this is encoded by the coding sequence ATGGCATTCGTTAAAGGTATTTTAAATCATATAGGAAACACACCACTTATCGATGCGAGTCACTTGGTGGGAAAAGACAATGTAAAGTTATATCTAAAGCTTGAGGGCGATAACCCTGGAGGAAGTGTGAAAGATCGTGCTGCCTTTAATATGATTAATGAAGCTTTAAAGCGAGGTGATATAAAACCAGGTGGAACTTTAGTTGAAGCAACAAGCGGAAATACCGGTATTGCTTTAGCGCTTATAGCTAGTTTGTTCGGGGTTAATATGGTATTAATCATGCCTGAAAATTCCACTGAAGAACGGGTGAAAACCATGCGTGCTTATGGCGCAGAAGTGATTTTAACACCTGCCGATGTTGGTATTGAAGGTTCTCGCGATTTAGCCTTTAAACTCCGTGATGAAAAAGGCTATGTATTATTAAATCAGTTCGAAAATAGCGATAACTGGAAAGCACATTACAAAACTACAGGTCCTGAAATTTGGAAAGATACTGATGGCGAAGTGACACATTTTGTATCGGCTATGGGTACAACAGGAACTATTATGGGCGTGTCTACGTTTTTAAAAGAACAAAATAAAGACGTTACTATTGTAGGTGCTCAACCCGAAGATGGTGCTAAAATTCCGGGAATTAGAAAATGGCCGGAAGAATATGTGCCCAAGTTTTTCGACCGCTCAAAAGTAGATGTTGTAGTCGATGTGAGTGAAGAAAACGCAAAAAATACAACCAAACGACTGGCTAAAGAAGCTGGTGTTTTTGCTGGGATGAGTAGTGGCGGAGCGGTGTATTGTGCCTTAGAAATTGCAAAGACTATCGATAAAGGTGTAATAGTTGCCATAATTTGCGATCGTGGGGATCGATATTTGTCATCTTCTCTGTTCGAATAA